Within the Enterobacter bugandensis genome, the region CGAAGGTATGACGCGCGTTGGGCGGGCGGCGAGCAAACTGCACCGCCAGCAGGGCGAAAAGCAGCGCTGCGGCATCGGTCAGCATATGTCCGGCATCAGCCAGCAGCGCCAGCGAGCCGGAAACCAGGCCGCCAATGACCTCGATAACCATAAACGTGGCCGTAACGCCAAAGGCCAGCATAAGTCGTTTTGCATTGTCGTTGCCGGGAGAAGATGGGTGTGAGTGGGTGTGCGCCATGTCTGCTTTCCTGATTCGTTATTATTTTAGTGTAGCGTTTTTAACAGGTTACTCCAAAAAGAAAGGAGAGCCTGGGCTCTCCTTTCGCATTTGAAGCATCAAGAATTACTGGGTTGTGCCATCAGTTTTGGTATTGGCGTCGTTACCCACTTTGTCGTTCGGATCGGGACATTTGCCGTCCTTGCACATCGAGTTCTTATGAACCTCATCCGAGCTCATGTTGTCATGATTCATGGTGTCGGAAGCACTACCGTTCGGATGCAGCATGGTACCGCCGGTATTGGTATTGCCGGTATTGATTTGGCTGTTATCGACATTATTCGGGGCGATATTCTGTTTCGCATCAGGCGCAACCTGGCCTGCCGCTGCTGCCGCATTGGCATCACCGTTGCTGTCTGAAGCCCCCGTTTCTGCGGCCAGGACGCTGCCGCTGGCAAGGGTGAGTGTGGCAGTCAGGAAGAGGGTGGTCAGTTTTGTCATTTTCATGATGGTGCTCCTGTTCTTGTCGTTACGCTGGATAACATTCTCCAACAGTGCATCTTTTTATAGGCGAAAGATTCCGCCTTACGGACTTACGCCAGTAGGGAATCGCGTTTAAGCGTTTAAAAATGGTTGTTACAGTTAAAAAGCTTAGGTTAGATCTCATTTTTCGCTATTTTGTGGCGATTTTTAGGCGAATTCCAGGAATTATCTGCGTGAAGTGTAAAACCGTGTTTACACTTCCTGGTCGACAAGATAGATTGAAAGGATTGCTTTCATTACTAAAGATATGGCAGAGCTGGAAAGAAGATGAATTATCAGAACGACGATTTACGCATCAAAGAGATCAATGAGTTATTACCTCCTGTAGCACTCCTTGAGAAATTCCCCGCCACTGAAAATGCCGCAAATACGGTTTCTCATGCTCGTAAAGCGATCCACAAGATCCTGAAAGGTAATGACGATCGTCTTCTGGTGGTGATTGGCCCGTGCTCCATTCACGATCCTGCCGCTGCGAAAGAGTATGCTGCGCGTCTGCTCACCCTGCGTGAAGAGTTAAAGGATGAGCTGGAAATCGTCATGCGCGTCTATTTTGAAAAACCGCGCACGACCGTGGGCTGGAAAGGGCTGATTAACGATCCGCACATGGATAACAGCTTCCAGATCAACGACGGCCTGCGCATTGCGCGCAAGCTGCTGCTGGAGATCAACGACAGCGGCCTGCCTGCTGCCGGCGAGTTCCTGGAT harbors:
- a CDS encoding protein YbgS → MKMTKLTTLFLTATLTLASGSVLAAETGASDSNGDANAAAAAGQVAPDAKQNIAPNNVDNSQINTGNTNTGGTMLHPNGSASDTMNHDNMSSDEVHKNSMCKDGKCPDPNDKVGNDANTKTDGTTQ